One genomic segment of Corvus moneduloides isolate bCorMon1 chromosome 23, bCorMon1.pri, whole genome shotgun sequence includes these proteins:
- the SMIM12 gene encoding small integral membrane protein 12: MWSVLWAAVRSKAPYVTFPVAFVVGLVGSQLEWFLRGDPPPTAQEEKSISEQREDRKLQEIAGEDLTKVVSLKDKLEFAPRAVLNRNRPEKS; this comes from the coding sequence ATGTGGTCCGTGCTGTGGGCGGCCGTGCGCTCCAAGGCCCCGTACGTCACCTTCCCGGTGGCCTTCGTGGTGGGGCTGGTGGGCTCCCAGCTGGAGTGGTTCCTGCGCGGAGACCCCCCGCCCACGGCCCAGGAGGAGAAGAGCATCTCGGAGCAGCGGGAGGACCGCAAGCTGCAGGAGATCGCGGGCGAGGACCTGACCAAGGTGGTGAGCCTGAAGGACAAGCTGGAGTTCGCCCCTCGGGCCGTGCTCAACAGGAACCGCCCCGAAAAGAGTTAA
- the GJA4 gene encoding gap junction alpha-4 protein: protein MSDWDFLQKLLDQVQEHSTVIGKIWLTVLFIFRILILGLAGESVWGDEQSDFVCNTKQPGCTNVCYDKAFPISHIRYWVLQFLFVSTPTLIYLGHVVYLSRKEEKLKKQESELRANHSKDPKIEQALADVEKKISKIYMTESGRLKIRGALMWTYIISVICKSIFEAGFLVGQWYLYGFSMVPRYVCKRDPCPHQVDCFISRPTEKSIFIIFMLVMGLISLTLNLLELFHLCCKNLLSNIKKASGPAGPSQGTFVDDMVSSPYAPKHYPFLPMAESHAPSYLTYNKLSSEQNWANYRNEENLALASGRPLSDPHAPQPAEASAPEEKPGSRPGSSASKKQYV from the coding sequence ATGAGTGACTGGGATTTCCTGCAAAAACTGCTGGACCAAGTCCAGGAGCACTCGACCGTGATCGGGAAGATCTGGCTCACTGTGCTCTTCATCTTCCGGATCCTCATCCTGGGCTTGGCCGGGGAGTCTGTGTGGGGGGACGAGCAGTCGGATTTCGTGTGTAACACCAAGCAGCCGGGCTGCACCAATGTCTGCTATGACAAAGCCTTCCCCATCTCCCACATCCGCTACTGGGTGCTCCAGTTCCTCTTTGTCAGCACTCCGACCCTGATTTACCTGGGCCACGTTGTCTATCTCTCCCGGAAGGAGGAGAAGCTGAAGAAGCAGGAGAGTGAGCTTCGGGCTAACCACAGCAAGGACCCAAAGATCGAGCAGGCCCTGGCAGACGTGGAGAAGAAGATATCCAAGATCTACATGACAGAGAGTGGGCGGCTCAAGATCCGAGGGGCGCTGATGTGGACGTACATCATCAGCGTGATCTGCAAGAGCATCTTTGAGGCCGGTTTCCTCGTGGGCCAGTGGTACCTGTATGGCTTCTCCATGGTGCCCCGCTATGTGTGCAAGAGGGACCCCTGCCCCCACCAGGTGGACTGCTTCATTTCCCGCCCCACTGAGAAGAgcatcttcatcatcttcatgcTGGTGATGGGCCTGATCTCCTTAACCCTGAACCTCCTGGAGCTCTTCCACCTCTGCTGCAAGAACCTGCTTAGCAACATCAAGAAGGCGTCGGGGCCAGCTGGACCGAGCCAGGGCACCTTTGTGGATGACATGGTCTCGAGTCCCTACGCACCCAAGCACTACCCCTTCCTGCCCATGGCCGAGAGCCACGCACCCTCCTACCTGACCTACAACAAGCTCTCCAGCGAGCAGAACTGGGCCAACTACCGCAATGAGGAGAACCTGGCCCTGGCCAGTGGCAGGCCCCTGTCGGACCCCCACGCCCCCCAGCCTGCTGAAGCCTCTGCCCCAGAGGAGAAGCCAGGCAGCCGGCCCGGGAGCTCAGCCTCCAAAAAGCAATACGTGTAG